One genomic window of Kosmotoga olearia TBF 19.5.1 includes the following:
- a CDS encoding sulfite exporter TauE/SafE family protein: MVFYISTYFVGLLAGIMNTLAGGGSMLTLPMLMFLGLDANIANATNRIAIFFQNLVAVTSFEKKGVKAFRISLPLGTVAAAGAILGSFIALDLDKNLLQKVIGITLLIMTYFVIRKPKLKKSNSSTNSILRVLVFFGLGIYGGFIQAGIGFLMIAAITFFIGTNLVRTNAIKVGIILIYTTTSLVVFLSKGMVNVPVGLLLALGNMSGAYLAVRFAIKKGEKFLRIVLIVVVIINAVKAFML; encoded by the coding sequence GTGGTTTTTTACATTTCGACATATTTCGTTGGTCTCCTCGCGGGAATAATGAATACCCTCGCAGGCGGAGGCTCGATGCTTACACTTCCAATGCTGATGTTCCTTGGACTCGACGCAAACATCGCAAACGCCACAAACAGAATAGCCATATTCTTTCAAAATCTTGTTGCAGTTACAAGCTTCGAGAAAAAAGGAGTAAAAGCTTTCAGAATTTCCTTGCCCCTCGGGACAGTGGCGGCAGCAGGTGCAATTCTGGGATCCTTTATCGCTCTTGATTTAGACAAAAATCTATTGCAAAAAGTAATTGGCATCACACTGTTGATCATGACCTATTTTGTAATAAGAAAACCCAAACTCAAAAAGAGTAACTCTTCAACAAACTCTATCCTCAGGGTATTGGTGTTCTTCGGACTTGGTATATACGGCGGATTCATTCAAGCAGGGATTGGCTTTCTGATGATCGCTGCGATAACCTTCTTTATAGGGACAAACCTTGTGAGAACTAATGCAATCAAGGTGGGGATTATCCTCATTTACACCACAACTTCGCTGGTTGTCTTTCTGTCAAAAGGTATGGTGAATGTACCGGTCGGATTGTTGCTTGCACTGGGAAATATGAGTGGTGCCTATCTCGCCGTAAGGTTTGCCATAAAAAAGGGAGAGAAATTTTTAAGGATTGTTCTTATCGTTGTCGTAATCATAAATGCTGTAAAAGCTTTTATGCTCTAA
- a CDS encoding TIGR00725 family protein translates to MRIAVIGYSGPIDKDPVKSLEEICVQTGRVLAQKDHTIITGGRDGVMELVARGAKEASGTIIGVLPKGARGNPYNTINLDTGQDYLVRSLVLIHAADMVISIGGEVGTLFEIVTSYAYQKPVILFRGTGGWTDRIAPTLIDGYYLDNRRLTKILQISSIEELMLHI, encoded by the coding sequence TTGAGAATAGCGGTAATCGGTTATTCGGGTCCCATTGATAAAGATCCTGTGAAATCTCTGGAAGAGATCTGTGTTCAAACCGGCAGGGTTCTGGCACAAAAAGACCACACTATCATTACTGGCGGGAGAGACGGTGTGATGGAATTGGTTGCCAGAGGTGCAAAAGAGGCCTCAGGTACTATCATAGGCGTTTTACCAAAGGGCGCAAGGGGAAATCCATACAACACAATTAATCTGGACACAGGTCAGGATTATCTTGTCCGTTCTCTGGTACTGATACATGCAGCAGATATGGTTATTTCCATAGGTGGAGAAGTCGGTACCCTCTTCGAAATTGTTACCTCTTACGCTTATCAAAAACCTGTTATACTATTCCGTGGTACAGGTGGCTGGACCGATAGGATAGCTCCTACCCTAATAGACGGGTATTATCTGGATAATCGCCGCCTGACAAAGATCCTTCAAATATCCTCAATAGAAGAATTGATGCTACACATCTAA
- the gltX gene encoding glutamate--tRNA ligase, which produces MVRCRFAPSPTGHMHVGGVRTALFNWLFARNQGGSFILRIEDTDTERSTRESEEQIINSLRWCGLNWDEGPDIGGKYGPYRQSERTKAGLYKRYADELVKNNHAYYAIYHKDDPKTVIKTTTEEPTDLGEEYTYTVNFKVPKEGETTFEDLLKGNMVFKNETFDDFVIIKSNGFPTYNFAVVIDDHLMEITHVFRGEDHLSNTPKQLMIYDAFGWKAPTFMHIPLILGNDRSPLSKRHGHTSVDYFRREGYLSTALMNYLALLGWSVDEEIFDFRDKIRDFDPRSISNKAVIFDYEKLEWINGKHLRVIPLEELMTEFELWLRYTEKFDFYEKLLKDPEYSKQVISICREKINTMSQLLDFSAPFFSDELEYESRFVDKYLKKSWSTEVLEAAIRRFEENDDWSIEGVEKVIRDVSEEKHTSKKNTFQTIRGAVTGRLVTPGLFETVAVLGKEKTLERLEATLDLAESLKDEEGI; this is translated from the coding sequence ATGGTAAGATGTAGATTTGCACCGAGCCCCACAGGACATATGCACGTGGGTGGCGTAAGGACCGCTCTTTTCAACTGGCTTTTCGCAAGAAATCAGGGTGGAAGTTTTATTTTGAGAATCGAGGATACCGACACAGAAAGGTCCACTAGAGAATCTGAAGAACAGATAATCAACTCCCTGCGGTGGTGTGGTCTTAACTGGGATGAAGGCCCGGACATAGGTGGAAAGTACGGTCCTTACAGACAGAGTGAACGCACCAAAGCGGGATTGTATAAAAGGTATGCGGATGAACTGGTAAAGAACAATCACGCATACTATGCTATATATCACAAAGACGATCCTAAAACAGTTATTAAAACCACTACGGAAGAACCCACAGATCTTGGAGAAGAATACACATATACTGTTAACTTCAAGGTTCCAAAGGAAGGCGAAACCACCTTTGAAGATCTTCTCAAAGGCAACATGGTTTTTAAAAACGAGACCTTTGACGACTTCGTTATAATAAAATCCAACGGGTTCCCTACCTATAATTTTGCCGTGGTGATAGATGACCATCTGATGGAAATCACCCATGTCTTCCGTGGAGAAGACCATCTCTCGAACACTCCGAAACAACTGATGATTTACGACGCCTTCGGCTGGAAAGCGCCGACGTTTATGCATATACCTCTTATACTCGGCAATGATAGAAGTCCGTTATCTAAAAGGCATGGACACACGAGCGTCGATTACTTCAGGAGAGAAGGCTATTTGAGCACTGCCCTTATGAATTATCTTGCACTTCTGGGATGGAGTGTAGATGAAGAGATCTTTGATTTTAGAGATAAAATCAGGGACTTTGATCCCCGTTCCATATCCAATAAAGCCGTTATTTTTGACTATGAGAAGCTTGAATGGATCAACGGTAAGCACCTCAGAGTGATCCCATTGGAGGAACTCATGACCGAGTTCGAGCTCTGGTTGAGATACACTGAAAAATTCGATTTTTATGAGAAACTACTGAAAGATCCTGAGTACAGCAAACAGGTTATTTCGATCTGTCGCGAAAAGATAAATACCATGTCGCAGCTCCTTGATTTTTCTGCTCCTTTCTTTTCAGATGAATTGGAATATGAAAGCAGATTTGTGGATAAATATCTCAAAAAAAGCTGGAGCACAGAGGTTTTAGAAGCCGCCATAAGGCGTTTTGAAGAGAACGATGATTGGTCTATTGAAGGCGTGGAGAAGGTTATCCGGGACGTGAGTGAAGAGAAGCACACTTCCAAGAAAAACACCTTCCAGACAATTCGAGGAGCCGTAACAGGCAGATTGGTCACTCCGGGACTTTTTGAAACCGTTGCTGTGCTTGGGAAAGA
- a CDS encoding OmpH family outer membrane protein yields MKKSILILSLIVVLLTAIVAISGKTNESTPLSNVAVVDIQKVLESTKDWKELNQSYQEDQQFYQRQLDALVAEYKKMKDEGASNEELFAKQQEILAKKAQYEQTLQSTYNAKTQVIVDQIRKRINSYADFMGYDLILTKEAVIYSKEVFDITDQVIEYLRGFENK; encoded by the coding sequence ATGAAAAAGTCAATACTCATTCTTTCATTGATCGTTGTCCTTTTGACGGCTATTGTCGCCATATCCGGAAAAACCAACGAATCCACCCCTCTCTCTAACGTGGCGGTTGTGGACATCCAGAAGGTACTTGAATCCACAAAGGATTGGAAAGAGCTGAATCAGAGTTATCAAGAAGATCAACAGTTTTACCAGAGGCAACTTGACGCTCTCGTAGCAGAATACAAAAAAATGAAGGATGAAGGTGCCAGCAACGAGGAACTCTTTGCAAAACAGCAGGAAATACTCGCTAAAAAAGCCCAGTACGAACAAACGCTTCAAAGCACCTACAACGCAAAGACACAGGTTATCGTTGACCAGATTCGCAAAAGAATAAACAGCTATGCTGACTTCATGGGTTACGATCTAATACTCACAAAAGAGGCTGTCATATACAGTAAAGAGGTATTCGATATAACAGATCAGGTTATCGAATATTTGAGGGGATTCGAAAATAAGTGA
- a CDS encoding RelA/SpoT family protein, with the protein MPLLYNGEGSKLVSEIEKILQKKLKRRERERIISAYELARENHEGQYRESGEPFISHPVAVTKILAELQADTDTLVSGLLHDVVEDCNVPLEDVENRFGPIVAKIVDGVTKINNLKLSETLDKAEIKSRIKIETIRKMLLALSSDPRIIIVKLADRLHNMRTLYFVKNDKKRKDKALETLNIYAPIAHRIGIHRIKWELEDLSFKYLYPNDYNELKLRVKKKLHERQATMDEYRNIVANELRKHRVNFLIEGRVKHLYSIWQKMIRKNKSFDEIYDLIALRIITEDEVSCYKILGIVHSLWPPVPGRFKDYIAAPKSNGYKSLHTTLITHKGEPLEIQIRSEKMHKEAEFGLAAHWIYKEGIDLKERSWFHQLSNWHKDFIESFKDIESVSKELETDEVFVFTPKGEVIHLPKGATPIDFAYAIHTEIGHHLAGAKVNGKMVPINYQLQLGDRVEIIVNKNSEGPSLDWLNYVRSNSTKAKIRRFFKTKYKNELVERGKETFRKISKKLAKPMEELLNSESVKELMKRSGVNTENEFFMKLGDGTITMAEMLKCLEPQPIDIEIPKKLLKPVKPKQALGKEVLIAGQSGIDVHFAKCCNPLPGDKIVAVISSRGISIHVRNCKNLINIAADKLLEASWTFTLDGRYDAWIKAVFDTTEKNVVGRILEKIENKNAKVKKYYVSSGDWGQSILAANLLVKDIGHLTSVMESIRGIRGVQAVARTGGLP; encoded by the coding sequence ATGCCCTTACTATATAATGGTGAAGGATCAAAATTAGTTTCCGAAATAGAAAAGATCTTACAAAAAAAGCTAAAACGCAGAGAACGGGAGAGAATTATTTCCGCATATGAGCTTGCCAGAGAAAACCACGAAGGACAGTACAGAGAATCAGGTGAGCCTTTTATTTCACATCCCGTTGCAGTAACAAAAATCCTTGCCGAGCTTCAGGCCGATACGGATACATTGGTATCCGGGCTTTTGCATGACGTGGTTGAGGATTGCAATGTTCCACTCGAAGATGTAGAAAATCGGTTTGGCCCGATAGTTGCCAAAATTGTAGATGGTGTAACCAAAATAAATAACCTCAAGTTATCTGAAACACTGGATAAAGCTGAAATAAAATCCAGAATAAAGATAGAAACAATTCGCAAAATGCTTCTCGCCCTTTCCAGCGACCCACGTATTATCATTGTTAAACTCGCTGACCGTCTGCATAATATGAGAACCCTTTATTTCGTTAAAAACGACAAAAAACGAAAGGACAAAGCGCTGGAAACGCTTAATATTTACGCTCCCATCGCTCATAGAATCGGTATTCACAGAATAAAGTGGGAACTCGAGGATCTTTCCTTCAAGTATCTGTACCCAAATGACTACAATGAGTTGAAACTGAGAGTGAAGAAGAAACTTCATGAACGTCAGGCAACAATGGACGAATACAGAAATATAGTTGCCAATGAATTGAGAAAGCACAGGGTAAACTTTCTGATTGAAGGAAGGGTAAAACACCTTTATAGCATCTGGCAAAAAATGATTCGAAAGAACAAATCCTTCGATGAGATCTATGACTTAATAGCCCTAAGAATCATAACGGAAGACGAAGTTAGCTGCTATAAAATACTTGGAATCGTCCATTCTCTATGGCCACCCGTTCCCGGCAGGTTTAAAGATTACATCGCTGCCCCTAAATCAAATGGGTATAAATCACTTCATACCACTTTAATCACCCACAAAGGTGAACCTCTTGAGATCCAGATCCGAAGCGAGAAGATGCACAAAGAGGCTGAATTCGGGCTTGCAGCTCACTGGATATATAAAGAGGGGATAGACCTGAAAGAACGAAGCTGGTTCCACCAGTTATCGAACTGGCACAAGGATTTCATCGAAAGTTTCAAAGATATAGAAAGCGTTTCTAAAGAACTGGAAACAGACGAGGTCTTCGTGTTTACCCCAAAGGGTGAGGTTATCCATCTTCCAAAAGGTGCGACTCCCATCGATTTTGCGTATGCCATTCACACGGAAATAGGTCATCATTTGGCAGGTGCAAAGGTTAACGGTAAGATGGTTCCGATAAATTATCAGCTTCAACTGGGTGACAGGGTTGAAATCATAGTAAACAAGAATAGTGAAGGCCCAAGCCTGGATTGGCTGAACTACGTGCGCTCGAACAGTACAAAAGCCAAAATAAGACGTTTCTTCAAAACCAAATACAAAAATGAGCTTGTGGAACGGGGTAAAGAAACCTTCCGTAAGATCAGCAAAAAACTCGCAAAACCAATGGAAGAACTTTTGAACAGCGAGAGCGTCAAAGAATTGATGAAACGTTCTGGTGTCAATACAGAAAACGAGTTTTTTATGAAGCTCGGAGACGGGACAATAACCATGGCAGAGATGCTGAAATGTCTTGAACCCCAACCGATAGATATCGAGATCCCCAAGAAATTGTTAAAACCAGTCAAACCAAAGCAGGCCCTCGGTAAAGAGGTATTAATCGCCGGACAGAGTGGAATAGACGTTCACTTCGCTAAGTGTTGCAATCCTTTACCCGGTGATAAAATCGTTGCAGTTATCAGCAGCCGTGGAATATCTATACACGTGAGAAATTGCAAGAATCTTATAAACATTGCGGCAGACAAGTTACTGGAAGCCAGCTGGACTTTTACCTTAGACGGTCGTTATGATGCCTGGATAAAAGCGGTTTTTGATACAACAGAGAAAAACGTCGTTGGAAGAATCCTGGAAAAGATTGAAAATAAAAACGCCAAGGTGAAAAAGTATTATGTGAGTTCCGGAGACTGGGGACAAAGTATCCTTGCGGCGAATCTGCTGGTCAAAGATATAGGTCATTTAACATCCGTAATGGAAAGCATTAGAGGCATTAGAGGAGTGCAAGCAGTTGCCAGAACAGGAGGGTTGCCATGA
- the dtd gene encoding D-aminoacyl-tRNA deacylase, producing the protein MRAVVQRVSEAEVKVDGKIVGKISDGLMVLLGVQKDDTEKDLDWMLEKILNLRIFEDETGKMNLSLLEKGGQLMLVSQFTLLGDARKGRRPSFTEAAPPDKAKEIFDRFVKKASERVHVETGVFQAHMLVSLTNDGPVTILLDSRKQF; encoded by the coding sequence ATGAGAGCAGTCGTACAAAGGGTAAGTGAAGCCGAAGTAAAGGTAGACGGAAAGATTGTTGGTAAAATATCCGATGGTTTGATGGTACTTCTCGGCGTTCAAAAAGATGACACTGAAAAGGATCTGGATTGGATGCTCGAGAAAATACTCAACCTCAGGATATTCGAAGATGAAACTGGTAAGATGAATCTCTCCCTTCTTGAAAAAGGCGGGCAACTTATGCTCGTTTCACAGTTCACTCTCCTGGGAGATGCGCGCAAAGGCAGGAGACCTTCTTTTACCGAAGCCGCGCCGCCAGATAAAGCTAAAGAAATTTTCGACCGTTTTGTAAAAAAAGCTTCCGAGAGAGTGCATGTTGAAACAGGCGTTTTCCAGGCTCATATGCTGGTAAGTTTGACCAACGATGGACCTGTTACCATTCTTCTCGATTCTCGTAAACAATTTTAA
- the lptB gene encoding LPS export ABC transporter ATP-binding protein translates to MITRSILLCKDIYKRFGKRQVLKGVNIIAHSGEVVGILGPNGAGKTTAFKSILGIVIPDSGEIYLNKKKITHLPVHERARKGIAYLPQETSIFRGLSVLDNILMILKLTGQKETAQKRAEELLKEFGIFHLRHQSADLISGGEKRRLEFARTLVLSPSFILLDEPFVGIDPITVKDIQKMIRKLREKGIGVIVTDHDVNSIHQVVDSLYVLHKGEVIASGDPDTVLSDSKVIENYLGREEIV, encoded by the coding sequence GTGATAACCCGTTCGATATTGCTTTGTAAGGATATTTATAAACGTTTCGGAAAGAGACAGGTATTGAAGGGCGTTAATATAATCGCTCATTCTGGAGAAGTGGTTGGTATTCTCGGCCCCAACGGGGCCGGGAAAACCACTGCTTTTAAGTCAATCCTTGGTATTGTAATCCCTGATAGCGGTGAAATATATTTAAACAAGAAAAAGATTACTCACCTCCCCGTACACGAAAGAGCGAGAAAAGGTATTGCCTATCTTCCACAGGAAACCTCTATATTTCGTGGCCTTTCTGTGCTCGACAATATTTTAATGATTCTCAAGTTAACAGGCCAGAAAGAAACCGCCCAGAAAAGGGCCGAGGAATTGTTGAAAGAATTCGGGATCTTTCACCTGAGACATCAATCCGCTGACCTCATATCTGGCGGTGAGAAAAGGAGACTCGAATTCGCAAGAACACTGGTTCTCTCTCCATCCTTTATTCTTCTGGATGAACCTTTTGTAGGAATCGATCCAATCACCGTAAAAGACATTCAGAAGATGATCAGGAAACTTCGTGAAAAGGGAATAGGGGTAATCGTTACAGACCACGATGTAAATAGCATCCACCAGGTTGTCGACAGTCTTTATGTGCTTCACAAAGGAGAGGTCATAGCCAGCGGTGATCCAGATACAGTTCTATCAGATAGCAAGGTCATAGAGAATTATCTTGGAAGGGAAGAGATAGTTTGA